From a single Brassica oleracea var. oleracea cultivar TO1000 chromosome C5, BOL, whole genome shotgun sequence genomic region:
- the LOC106294563 gene encoding probable low-specificity L-threonine aldolase 1: MVMRIVDLRSDTVTRPTDAMREAMASAEVDDDVLGYDPTARRLEEEMAKMMGKEAALFVPSGTMGNLICVMVHCDVRGSEVILGDTCHIHVYENGGISTIGGVHPKTIRNEEDGTMDLVAIEAAIRDPKGSTFYPSTRLICLENTHANSGGRCLSAEYTDRVGEIAKRHGLKLHVDGARIFNASIALDVPVHRLVKAADSVSVCLSKGLGAPIGSVIVGSQSFIEKAKTLRKTLGGGMRQIGVLCAAALVALQENLPKLQSDHKKTKLLAEGLNKMKGIRVNVAAMETNMIFMDMEDGSRLTAEKLRKSLTEHGILVIPENSSRIRMVIHHQITTSDVHYTLSCLQQAVQTIQEPCQN; encoded by the exons ATGGTGATGAGAATCGTGGATCTACGTTCAGACACCGTGACAAGACCCACTGATGCAATGCGCGAAGCAATGGCTAGTGCAGAGGTGGACGATGACGTCCTCGGCTACGACCCAACGGCTCGACGTCTTGAAGAGGAGATGGCTAAGATGATGGGGAAAGAAGCGGCTCTGTTCGTGCCATCTGGTACGATGGGGAACCTGATATGCGTTATGGTTCACTGCGACGTAAGAGGCAGCGAGGTGATTCTTGGTGACACTTGTCACATCCATGTGTACGAGAACGGAGGGATATCGACAATAGGTGGAGTGCATCCCAAGACAATCAGGAATGAAGAAGATGGGACAATGGACTTGGTGGCTATAGAAGCAGCTATTAGAGATCCTAAAGGAAGCACGTTTTATCCATCAACAAGGTTGATTTGTTTGGAGAACACACATGCCAA CTCTGGTGGGAGATGTTTGAGTGCGGAGTACACTGATAGAGTTGGAGAGATTGCCAAGAGACATGGATTGAAGCTTCATGTCGATGGAGCTCGCATTTTTAATGCTTCCATT GCACTAGATGTTCCAGTCCATAGGCTTGTGAAGGCTGCTGACTCTGTTTCG GTGTGTCTCTCTAAAGGTCTTGGAGCTCCGATAGGATCTGTAATCGTTGGTTCACAGAGTTTCATAGAAAAGGCCAAAACGTTAAGGAAAACATTAGGTGGAGGAATGCGACAGATAGGTGTCCTGTGTGCAGCCGCTTTGGTCGCACTCCAAGAGAACCTCCCAAAGCTACAATCTGACCACAAGAAGACAAAGTTGTTAGCTG AAGGGTTGAACAAAATGAAAGGGATTAGAGTAAACGTTGCAGCCATGGAGACTAACATG ATATTCATGGATATGGAGGATGGCTCAAGACTGACCGCTGAAAAACTCCGCAAGAGTCTAACGGAGCATGGCATTCTCGTCATCCCGGAAAACTCTTCACG AATCAGAATGGTTATACACCACCAGATAACAACAAGTGATGTGCATTACACATTGTCTTGCTTACAA CAAGCAGTGCAGACGATTCAGGAACCATGCCAGAACTAA
- the LOC106295119 gene encoding protein CHROMATIN REMODELING 20, whose translation MEGKEEEMDRSEDMMEVEIEKEQNDEVMEENNNQDEEMQDTDLRSESSVSNSDEEEGLRSGNDDELDLEKPLSEEEVDELISDLLGVESKAAEAQESLEKESLSKVESEVREELAQTLHGDELDKAVEAEMMTFKDEWEATLDELETESANLLEQLDGAGIELPKLYEMIESQAPNGCYTEAWKKRSHWVGTQVTKETGESLAKAESFLLTHRPVRKRHGKLLEEGASGFLEKKFADDAVKECITGTSELDWSSLNKVFSEKRDDAISFGSKHWASVYLASTPQQAAAMGLEFPGVNEVEEIEEIDESLADPFFADAIENERELALTEEQKKNYIRVKEEDDINIDRELQLRLKRKRRKKRSKQVIRHTAEDRDDDSAYLYGNSIAPDPAEDQVKCPENSTEFQNNEVNKQENGNLSNSDADKMVPVADLNVDTMRDDSQNPARNFRCTACNNVTVEVHSHPLLDVIVCMDCKRLIEDRVAKQLDASLERHCEWCGHVADLINCRSCEKLFCASCIKRNIGDEYLSEAQSSGWDCCCCAPIPLRRLTLELEKAMGDKKSMESSSDSSSDSSSDSSSDNNSVDTDADVNVAVSSKKKLKKKIRRIIDDAELGKDTRSKIAIEKKRQERLRSLQFSARYKTISSMGDVKIPEGAEAEVLGDAHSGYIVNVAREIGEEAVRVPRSISAKLKPHQVTGIRFMWENIIQSINSVKSGDKGLGCILAHTMGLGKTFQVIAFLYTAMRCVDLGLKSALIVTPVNVLHNWRSEFTKWMPSEVKPLRIFMLEDVSRERRLDLLRKWRNKGGVFLMGYAAFRNLSLGRGVKDINAAKEFCSALRDGPDILVCDEAHIIKNTRADTTQALKQVKCQRRIALTGSPLQNNLMEYYCMVDFVREGFLGSSPEFRNRFQNPIENGQHMNSTAEDVKIMNQRSHILYEELKGFVQRMDMNVVKKDLPPKTVFVISVKLSPLQRKLYKRFLKLYGFNDGRADERMRKNFFAAYQVLAQILNHPGIPQLRSEDKKQGRRGSIVDIPDDCSSDENLDCNMVVGEKQRNMSDLQDKVDGYLQKDWWVDLLQKNNYKVSEYSGKMILLLDILSMCAHVGDKALVFSQSIPTLDLIELYLSRVPRHGKHGKCWKKGKDWYRIDGKTESSERQKLVDRFNEPENKRVKCTLISTRAGSLGINLYAANRVIIVDGSWNPTYDLQAIFRAWRYGQKKPVFAYRLMARGTIEEKIYKRQVNKEGLAARVVDRQQVHRTISKEEMLHLFEFDDDDEKSDAVTEISKRKEAATSSRGCNSDKLMENLLQRHSPDWISSFHEHETLLQENEDERLTKEEKDMAWEVYRKALQWEEVQRAPVNEAPVLQKPSPSPQIQPLRHPRGFNRSRFVNRSCTRIAHQLTLISQGRKVGSSTICGECGCVIRWEDVLPAPKLSEVN comes from the exons ATGGAGGGAAAAGAGGAAGAGATGGATAGAAGTGAAGACATGATGGAGGTGGAGATTGAAAAGGAGCAGAATGATGAAGTGATGGAAGAAAACAACAATCAAGATGAGGAGATGCAAGATACTGATTTGAGATCTGAGAGTTCTGTTTCTAATTCAGATGAAGAGGAAGGGTTGCGGTCTGGGAATGATGATGAGTTGGACCTTGAG AAACCTCTGAGCGAGGAGGAAGTAGACGAGTTGATTTCAGATCTTTTGGGAGTAGAGAGTAAG GCTGCTGAAGCTCAGGAATCACTCGAAAAGGAGTCTCTTTCTAAGGTAGAGAGTGAAGTTAGGGAGGAATTAGCGCAAACGCTCCACGGTGATGAG CTGGATAAAGCTGTGGAAGCTGAGATGATGACATTTAAAGACGAATGGGAGGCAACTCTTGATGAGCTTGAAACTGAAAGTGCAAACTTGTTG GAGCAACTTGATGGTGCTGGAATTGAACTTCCAAAATTGTACGAAATGATCGAAAGTCAAGCCCCTAATGGTTGCTATACCGAAGCTTGGAAAAAAAGATCGCACTGGGTTGGGACTCAAGTAACAAAAGAAACTGGGGAATCATTGGCTAAAGCAGAGAGTTTTCTTCTCACCCACCGGCCTGTCCGAAA ACGACATGGAAAACTTTTGGAGGAGGGAGCTAGTGGGTTTCTGGAGAAAAAGTTTGCTGACGATGCTGTTAAAGAGTGTATAACTGGAACATCTGAGCTTGACTGGTCGTCTCTCAACAAAGTTTTTTCGGAAAAAAGAGATGATGCTATTTCCTTCGGTAGTAAGCACTGGGCTTCTGTTTACTTGGCAAGCACTCCACAACAAGCTGCAGCCATGGGATTAGAATTTCCAGGAGTCAATGAG GTGGAGGAAATTGAAGAGATAGATGAAAGTTTGGCAGACCCTTTTTTCGCTGATGCAATAGAAAACGAAAGAGAACTTGCCCTCACTGAAGAACAAAAGAAAAACTATATAAGG GTCAAAGAAGAGGATGACATAAATATCGATCGTGAGCTTCAACTTCGTTTGAAACGGAAGAGACGCAAGAAAAGATCTAAACAG GTTATCAGGCACACGGCAGAGGATAGGGATGATGATTCGGCGTATTTGTATGGGAATTCGATTGCGCCAGACCCTGCTGAAGATCAAGTAAAATGTCCGGAGAATAGCACTGAGTTTCAAAATAATGAAGTTAACAAACAGGAAAACGGGAATTTGTCTAATTCAGATGCAGATAAGATGGTCCCCGTCGCAGATCTTAATGTAGATACCATGAGAGACGATTCACAGAATCCAGCAAGAAATTTTAGGTGTACTGCCTGTAATAACGTAACTGTGGAAGTGCATAGTCATCCGCTTTTAGATGTAATAGTTTGCATGGATTGCAAACGTTTAATTGAAGATAGAGTTGCTAAG CAGCTTGATGCCTCTTTGGAACGTCACTGTGAATGGTGTGGACACGTTGCTGACTTAATAAATTGTAGGTCATGCGAAAAACTTTTCTGTGCATCATGTATAAAGAGGAATATTGGTGACGAATACTTGTCCGAAGCTCAATCCTCTGGTTGGGATTGTTGCTGTTGCGCTCCAATTCCCCTGCGAAGATTGACACTGGAACTGGAGAAAGCCATGGGAGATAAGAAGTCAATGGAGTCGAGCTCTGATTCCAGCTCGGATTCTAGCTCTGATTCCAGCTCTGATAATAATTCTGTTGATACAGATGCTGATGTCAATGTAGCAGTAAG CTCAAAGAAGAAATTGAAAAAGAAAATCCGGCGGATAATTGATGATGCTGAACTAGGGAAAGATACGAGAAGTAAAATAGCAATTGAGAAG AAACGACAGGAGCGCCTTAGGTCCTTGCAGTTTTCTGCCAGATACAAAACAATTAGCTCTATGGGAGACGTGAAAATTCCAGAAGGTGCGGAAGCTGAGGTTCTTGGTGATGCACACAGTGGTTACATAGTGAATGTGGCTAGGGAGATTGGTGAAGAAGCTGTGAGAGTTCCTCGTAGCATATCTGCCAAACTAAAACCCCATCAG GTTACAGGGATTAGATTTATGTGGGAAAATATTATTCAGTCTATCAACAGTGTGAAGTCTGGTGATAAAGGTCTTGGGTGCATTCTAGCACATACAATGGGCCTGGGGAAAACTTTTCAG GTTATAGCGTTCCTGTACACTGCAATGAGATGTGTTGATTTGGGTCTGAAATCTGCCCTTATTGTGACTCCTGTAAATGTGTTGCACAATTGGCGAAGTGAATTTACGAAGTGGATGCCTTCAGAAGTGAAACCACTTCGCATCTTCATGCTTGAAGACGTTTCAAG GGAGAGGAGATTGGACTTGCTAAGGAAGTGGAGAAATAAGGGCGGAGTCTTCTTGATGGGATATGCCGCTTTTAGAAACCTGTCTCTTGGGAGGGGGGTGAAGGATATAAATGCGGCCAAAGAATTCTGCAGTGCCTTGAGG GATGGACCTGATATACTTGTTTGTGACGAGGCTCACATTATCAAGAACACCAGGGCTGACACAACCCAAGCATTAAAGCAAGTTAAATGCCAGAGAAGAATTGCCTTAACAGGATCACCCCTTCAAAACAATCTCATGGAATATTATTGC ATGGTTGACTTTGTAAGAGAAGGATTCTTGGGAAGTAGCCCTGAGTTTAGAAATCG CTTCCAAAATCCAATAGAAAACGGACAGCATATGAATTCAACTGCAGAGGACGTGAAAATTATGAACCAAAGATCACACATCCTGTATGAGGAATTGAAAGGATTTGTGCAAAGAATGGATATGAATGTCGTGAAAAAGGATCTGCCACCTAAAACAGTCTTCGTAATATCTGTCAAACTATCGCCCTTGCAGCGGAAGTTGTATAAGAGATTTCTTAAGTTATATGGGTTCAATGATGGAAGAGCAGATGAAAGGATGAGAAAAAACTTTTTTGCTGCTTACCAGGTCTTGGCCCAG ATTTTGAATCATCCAGGGATTCCGCAATTAAGAAGTGAAGATAAGAAACAAGGTCGCCGCGGTAGCATTGTTGATATTCCAGATGACTGTTCGAGTGATGAAAATTTAGACTGCAACATGGTTGTGGGAG AGAAACAGAGGAATATGAGTGATTTGCAAGATAAAGTTGACGGCTACCTCCAGAAG GATTGGTGGGTCGACCTACTTCAAAAAAATAATTATAAGGTCTCGGAATATAGTGGCAAAATGATTTTGCTATTGGATATTTTATCCATGTGCGCTCATGTGGGTGATAAGGCGCTCGTGTTTAGCCAGAGTATCCCGACATTGGATCTCATAGAACTTTATCTTTCAAGAGTACCTCGTCATGGTAAACATGGAAAGTGTTGGAAAAAGGGAAAAGACTGGTATAG AATTGATGGAAAAACCGAAAGCTCAGAACGCCAGAAGTTGGTTGATAGGTTCAATGAGCCTGAAAACAAAAGGGTGAAATGCACTCTAATCTCAACCAGAGCGGGGTCTCTTGGGATTAATCTTTATGCTGCTAACCGTGTGATCATCGTTGATGGTTCATGGAATCCAACTTATGATCTTCAAGCTATCTTTCGAGCTTGGAG GTATGGCCAAAAGAAGCCAGTGTTTGCGTACAGGTTGATGGCACGTGGGACTATCGAAGAAAAAATATATAAACGGCAG GTGAACAAGGAGGGGCTCGCTGCGAGAGTGGTGGATAGACAACAAGTGCACAGGACTATCTCCAAAGAAGAGATGTTACATCTTTTTGAATTTGACGATGACGATGAGAAATCCGACGCCGTCACTGAGATAAGCAAGCGAAAGGAAGCGGCCACTTCATCTCGCGGTTGCAACTCTGACAAATTGATGGAGAACTTACTACAGAGGCATAGCCCGGA CTGGATCTCTAGTTTCCATGAGCACGAGACATTGCTACAAGAAAATGAAGATGAAAGACTGACTAAGGAAGAAAAAGACATGGCATGGGAAGTTTACAGGAAAGCGCTTCAGTGGGAAGAAGTTCAACGAGCCCCAGTCAATGAAGCACCTGTGCTACAAAAACCTTCCCCATCACCACAAATACAGCCCTTACGCCACCCGAGGGGGTTCAATAGAAGTCGCTTTGTGAACCGAAGCTGCACTAGGATCGCGCATCAGCTTACACTCATAAGCCAAGGAAGAAAAGTGGGTAGCAGCACAATCTGTGGGGAGTGTGGGTGCGTTATAAGGTGGGAAGATGTTTTACCCGCACCCAAACTTTCAGAGGTAAACTAA
- the LOC106294560 gene encoding putative lysine-specific demethylase JMJ16, with product MGTELMRVCMKEESDELPSVPPGFESYASFTLKRPLPDPGAAAAKTKTPVESSVTEQANKMEEIESDELKAARSLRRRPWINYAGCDDDDTAPNNDNASPQNLDQKKPSLPKGVTRGCAECNDCQKVTARWHPDEARRPDLEDAPIFYPTEEEFEDTLSYIAKIRPKAEKYGICRIVPPPSWKPPCPLKEKQVWEGSKFTTRVQRVDKLQNRSSMKKILSNQMRRKKRKCMKTGVDAVTNGNASTETSGFETFGFEPGPGFSLNDFKKYADEFKAQYFKKSEPFCDKECRVGNSWEPGVEDVEGEYWRIVDKATDEIEVLYGADLETGVFGSGFPKLSSSSSDEKYAKSGWNLNNFSRLPGSLLKHEGSDISGVLIPWLYVGMCFSSFCWHVEDHHLYSLNYMHWGAPKLWYGVAGRDAVKLEDAMRKHLPDLFEEQPDLLHKLVTQLSPSKLKTAGVPVHRSVQHAGEFVLTFPRAYHAGFNCGFNCAEAVNVAPVDWLPHGQIAIELYCQQGRKTSISHDKLLLGAAREVVKADWELNLLKKNTIDNLRWKQFSGKDGILAKTLKARIDIERTRREFLCSSSLALKMHSNFDATNERECCICFFDLHLSAAGCRCSPEKYTCLTHVRQLCSCPLVSKYFLFRYDIDELNVLVEAVEGKLSAVYRWARQDLGLALSAHVSERKMEMDEEGKVHKDLSPQADVSLLLKDNEERSTPSQCMKPVKEETVNESSVLKDSVCQPPEGGMVSVAAAKPTSGKKNSRGSVSSSKHLRIIRERPTHVLALEAIGKTPAPNFEKQVTSLPDTRNTISSLPTNDQRAVREDVPSSVPHGEVNAVADDICNRVDISNQPTSSKSKISGGLAILDVVDGTRSKSSTPSNGTRSNSGTPTCSQNNSPDRIIRQKGPRIAKVVRRVKCKVEPLSYGCVLSGKSWCNRQAIFPKGFRSRVRYINILDPTNMSFYVSEILDAGRNSPLFLVYLEGNPSEVFAHLSPTRCWEMVRERVNQEISKQHKAGRLDLPPLQPSGSPDGFEMFGYTSPAIIQAIEALDVNRVCTEYWDSRPYSRPQVQFPANPLPREANTSILLPTGTNSTLKVLLKKANMEELSSLQQVLSEPNIDLVTELVKEELQSRR from the exons ATGGGGACAGAGCTGATGAGAGTCTGTATGAAAGAAGAGAGTGATGAGTTACCATCTGTTCCTCCTGGCTTTGAATCATATGCTTCTTTCACTTTAAAAAGACCACTCCCTGACCCTGGTGCTGCTGCTGCTAAAACCAAGACTCCAGTGGAAAGTTCTGTAACCGAACAAGCTAATAAGATGGAGGAGATTGAATCCGATGAACTCAAAGCTGCTCGGTCTCTACGGCGTAGACCTTGGATCAACTATGCCGGATGTGATGATGATGACACTGCACCTAACAATGACAATGCCTCTCCTCAAAATCTTGATCAA AAGAAGCCTTCTCTACCAAAGGGTGTGACCCGGGGATGTGCAGAATGTAATGACTGCCAGAAG GTAACTGCGAGATGGCATCCAGATGAAGCTCGTAGGCCAGACCTTGAAGACGCCCCTATATTCTACCCGACCGAAGAG GAGTTTGAAGACACTCTGAGTTATATAGCAAAAATAAGACCAAAGGCTGAAAAGTATGGAATCTGCCGCATTGTTCCTCCTCCTTCCTGGAAACCCCCTTGCCCTCTGAAGGAAAAGCAAGTATGGGAAGGCTCTAAATTCACCACGCGTGTGCAAAGAGTGGATAAGCTTCAGAACCGGAGTTCAATGAAGAAGATTCTTTCTAATCAAATGAGAAGGAAGAAAAGAAAGTGCATGAAGACGGGAGTGGATGCTGTCACCAACGGCAATGCAAGCACAGAAACGAGTGGATTTGAGACGTTTGGGTTTGAACCTGGTCCAGGGTTCTCTCTAAACGACTTCAAAAAGTATGCTGATGAGTTCAAGGCTCAGTACTTTAAGAAGAGTGAACCTTTTTGTGATAAAGAGTGTAGAGTTGGTAACTCCTGGGAGCCAGGTGTTGAGGATGTTGAAGGTGAATATTGGCGTATAGTAGATAAAGCAACTGACGAGATAGAG GTGCTATATGGTGCCGACCTTGAAACTGGGGTATTTGGTAGCGGATTCCCCAAGTTATCATCTTCTTCTTCAGACGAAAAATATGCAAAATCAGGCTGGAACCTAAATAATTTCTCAAGGCTTCCAGGATCCTTGCTTAAGCACGAGGGCAGTGATATCTCTGGTGTCCTTATACCGTGGTTGTATGTTGGGATGTGCTTTTCTTCTTTCTGCTGG CATGTTGAAGATCACCACTTGTATTCGTTAAATTACATGCACTGGGGTGCACCAAAACTGTGGTACGGTGTTGCGGGGAGGGACGCTGTTAAACTCGAGGACGCTATGAGAAAGCATCTGCCTGACCTTTTCGAAGAACAGCCTGATTTGCTTCATAAGCTA GTAACACAACTCTCCCCGTCAAAACTGAAAACGGCAGGAGTACCTGTGCACCGCAGCGTCCAGCACGCTGGAGAGTTTGTGTTGACGTTTCCCCGGGCGTACCACGCTGGATTTAACTGTGGTTTCAACTGTGCTGAAGCTGTGAATGTAGCGCCAGTTGACTGGCTACCTCATGGGCAGATTGCCATTGAGTTATACTGTCAACAGGGTAGGAAAACGTCCATCTCACACGATAAATTGCTGCTTGGGGCTGCAAGAGAAGTAGTGAAAGCCGACTGGGAGCTGAACTTACTGAAGAAAAATACTATTGACAACTTGAGGTGGAAACAGTTCAGCGGAAAGGATGGAATCTTGGCAAAAACACTCAAGGCACGGATTGACATTGAACGTACAAGAAGAGAGTTTCTATGCAGCTCTTCGCTTGCATTGAAGATGCATAGTAATTTTGATGCTACCAACGAGAGAGAGTGCTGTATCTGCTTCTTTGACTTGCACCTTTCCGCTGCTGGCTGCCGTTGTTCTCCAGAGAAGTATACGTGTTTGACTCATGTGAGGCAGCTGTGTTCCTGTCCGTTGGTTAGTAAATATTTTCTGTTTCGCTATGATATCGATGAGCTGAATGTTCTCGTTGAGGCTGTGGAAGGGAAACTTAGCGCTGTGTATAGATGGGCGCGTCAGGACTTAGGATTGGCTTTGAGTGCACACGTGTCGGAAAGAAAGATGGAGATGGATGAAGAAGGGAAAGTGCACAAGGACTTGAGTCCACAAGCAGATGTTAGTTTACTTCTGAAAGACAATGAGGAGAGATCAACACCAAGCCAATGTATGAAGCCTGTCAAAGAAGAAACTGTTAATGAGTCTTCTGTTCTAAAAGATTCAGTTTGCCAACCACCTGAAGGAGGAATGGTCTCTGTGGCAGCTGCTAAGCCCACTAGTGGTAAAAAGAATTCGCGAGGTTCAGTTTCTTCTAGCAAGCATTTGAGAATAATACGAGAGAGACCAACCCACGTTTTAGCGTTGGAAGCAATTGGTAAAACCCCTGCTCCAAATTTCGAAAAGCAAGTAACTTCTTTGCCTGATACACGGAACACTATATCATCATTGCCTACTAATGACCAAAGAGCAGTGAGAGAGGATGTACCGAGTTCTGTACCGCATGGAGAAGTTAATGCCGTAGCTGATGATATATGTAATAGAGTGGACATTAGCAATCAACCTACTAGCAGTAAATCCAAAATCTCTGGAGGTTTGGCTATACTGGATGTGGTTGATGGGACAAGAAGTAAATCAAGTACACCATCTAATGGGACAAGAAGTAACTCAGGTACACCGACTTGTTCGCAAAACAATAGTCCGGATAGGATCATCCGCCAAAAGGGTCCACGTATAGCAAAAGTTGTGAGGAGAGTTAAATGCAAAGTAGAGCCTTTAAGTTATGGATGTGTGCTCTCTGGAAAATCATGGTGCAACCGCCAAGCTATTTTTCCCAAAG GGTTTCGAAGCCGGGTTAGGTACATAAATATATTGGATCCAACAAACATGAGCTTCTACGTGTCAGAGATTCTTGATGCTGGACGCAATAGTCCCTTGTTCTTG GTTTACTTGGAGGGTAATCCGAGTGAGGTGTTTGCTCACTTGTCGCCTACAAGATGCTGGGAGATGGTGAGAGAAAGAGTAAACCAAGAGATAAGTAAGCAACACAAAGCTGGTAGATTAGATCTTCCTCCTCTACAGCCTTCTGGGAGCCCTGACGGTTTTGAAATGTTTGGATACACGTCACCCGCAATCATACAG GCTATTGAAGCATTAGATGTGAATCGAGTTTGCACAGAGTATTGGGACTCTAGGCCTTATTCGAGGCCACAAGTTCAGTTCCCTGCAAATCCTCTTCCCAGAGAAGCCAACACAAGCATCCTATTGCCTACTGGAACAAACTCTACTCTCAAAGTTCTGCTGAAGAAAGCTAACATGGAGGAACTAAGCTCACTTCAGCAGGTTTTAAGCGAGCCTAACATAGATTTGGTGACAGAACTTGTGAAGGAAGAGCTCCAGAGTCGCCGCTGA